TCAGATTTTCATCTGTTTGGAAGTATgcaatatttaatattttgataTCAAACCTGCTTACTTGTGTGAGGTGAAGAACCGCGCAGTTCAAAGAAGTATTAACATTTAGTCCTAGGTTTGTTTCACTTACACCTATAGACTATGATGAAATGGTCTCTTAAGGGTTTTAGTTGGAAAAATTCTGTGAATTTTTCATTGATTGACAACATCTGGTGTTCAACTGCTGCTTAATCACATTTCAAATGCTGAATAAGAACATTTGTATTGTGATGATgttaaataaagaaataatgTTCATTAGCAAACAGATTAATACCTCTCAAGTTTTTAGGGGTAAAAGAATATGCATGtatgaaaaaacaaaattgtTAATTCAATGGGCAGCTCATACCAGCAGGATAATCTAGGCATGGCATGGTTTGCAAAGTTACTGCGTAGGTATTACCCATTTCATGACAAGGTCGCATTTTCGTGACTTTTCGTTCATTACATCTGCATTTGTTCTGAAAGAATAGTTACTCTCCCCAGGAACAAGATGGTTTGAGGTAATATTTATGAATGTCTATGCTGTGCTCATTGCCTGTGCTAATCATTGTTTTCTGAGTTCTTATGTTGCTCCTGCTATTCTCATTCATAAATAAGTTTATGTGCTAGCTTATAATGAGTACATCTTTCTTTCTTGTGTAATAGTTCTAGACCATAGAAgcttatctaataatttattatgCTAAAACTGAAGGGAAATTTACTAATCTAACTTGCCTACAAGTACAATAACCTAAGACTTTCTATActtatcttttttttctctGGAATTCTTAATCAACTAATATGCTTACACTAGCAGTATAGCATATAAACTTTATGGCAGGAATGAGGCCTTGAGAAGACATCTCAATGTTGATTCTCTCTGCCTGCTTGGAATTTGATGAAGTTTGCTGGCAACAAGGAAACTGCCATCTCATTTCCATGAGCAGTAAACTTAGTTTCACGTGCTTAGACTTGATCCGAAGCAAGAAGCGATGCCACAACTGCTGTTATAGAACAGAGGAGCAGTAAACTGGTAGGAACAGAAGTTGCTGAGTTGGGTGAGCCTGTTGGTTCTGCCACACCGAAAACTGTTGGTCCTCCTGGTGTGGTTAGCATTGGTGGAGTCATTATAGTTGGTGTGGTGGTGGTCGGGGTGGTGGTTGTAGGGGCTGGGGGTGGGTTAGCTGGCGGAGTAATGCTGTATTTCCAAAAAGAAAACAGAGTTAATTTCAGAATTTTGGCAAAGATAAATGTTATTGGAGATGGGTTTAGAACTATTACCTTGGTGTTGACTTGGTTGATGAAAAGTGACAGCTTCCGCTACCTGCAATATGCAGATTTCAAGTTAGTGCATTCTAAATTATGAACCCTCCTGTGGTGATATAGAGTTAATTAAGTTAGATTGGGTGCAAGTTAATATAAAAGTTAAAGCATTGTGGCTGAACGATTCAGTTATATCTCCAGCAATGATAAGGTAAATGTTTTATGGAGTAATTCTTTTGGAAAAGCAAAAGCGTagggttttttgttttttttttctcataaatTGCTGTTTAGGAATGGAAATGATATATAACTTATGCGCAATAAATTTAGGTTATGGTATGGATTTCAAGGGAAATTATTAGAAACACCTGGTTCTCCATGTCACAAATGGAAGcccttccatacatattttgacatgtgTAACATAGACCCGCACATATAGATTTCACGCATCAGCAAGAAGATTACTTACTTGGGTCAGTGCTGGTAAGCTGTGCTGTTCCACCAAAAGCACAACTGGTAGGAGCTGGATTCTTCTGGTAGTAATCATTGAAGGCATAAGAAGCATGATCTCTAAGAGTGTTTGGATTATAACAACCTGCTCCCGGTTGAAGTGCTGAACAGTCGGCACCACCATAGCCACAAGCATAGTCAAGAGCTACCTGTAGAGCAGTCTCTGAAGCAGTTGGACTTGCAATGCACCATTGCCCTCCTGATGAGGTTGGAGTTGAAATTGGAGTTGTAGGATTTGGAGTTGTAGTGGTTGGGGGAATTTGCGGTATTGTAGTGGCTGGTGGCATCGGCGGTGTTGTTGTGAATGCAGTTGGTGCAGGCGGCGAGTCGATAGGATTGTCAATTGGACTAGGATTGTCGAATGGACTCGGATTATCAATTGGAGTAGTTGTCGAAGGTGGTGTTGGATTGACAATGGGAATTGTGTCTAATTGGGTGGTGAACACTGAGGATGAGAAAGGTATCTGGGTTTCTTGGTTCTCTGATATTCTTTCTTTCCAGATTGCTTCCTGCGGAGGTGTTTCTGCAACACTTGAACCTGAAGATATCAAAAGGTAACATAaggtttcctttcctttcctcttTTACATGTGATATATTTTGAGTTCATACACGATGATTGATCACAAACAGCTCCTCTATTACAATACTAAAATTGCAGAAAACTAGGGATTGAAACAGGACAAAATAGGTAGAAAACATGTAAATTTGAAGTTAGGTGTTCATAATGAAACTCAATCTCCATTTTCttgtaatttaaattagacC
The sequence above is drawn from the Euphorbia lathyris chromosome 6, ddEupLath1.1, whole genome shotgun sequence genome and encodes:
- the LOC136233078 gene encoding PLASMODESMATA CALLOSE-BINDING PROTEIN 1-like, whose amino-acid sequence is MGSQYFTILFLFLLFLNPGSSVAETPPQEAIWKERISENQETQIPFSSSVFTTQLDTIPIVNPTPPSTTTPIDNPSPFDNPSPIDNPIDSPPAPTAFTTTPPMPPATTIPQIPPTTTTPNPTTPISTPTSSGGQWCIASPTASETALQVALDYACGYGGADCSALQPGAGCYNPNTLRDHASYAFNDYYQKNPAPTSCAFGGTAQLTSTDPSSGSCHFSSTKSTPSITPPANPPPAPTTTTPTTTTPTIMTPPMLTTPGGPTVFGVAEPTGSPNSATSVPTSLLLLCSITAVVASLLASDQV